One stretch of Streptomyces sp. NBC_00443 DNA includes these proteins:
- a CDS encoding C40 family peptidase: protein MSGRRRLLRRARTTAVSAATATATILASAAASTPATAAPEPAPDPQEQSTARLLTGLQRLYRETEKATETYNATEEKLKKQRTEVTRLDTALSRARLSLHDSRGATGRLARQQYQNTTDISPYVRLLLARDPQHALDQGHVIGLLARERAETVGRLTGTEHKADELARKARKALDHQLVLAERQRKNRDAVHKRLKKVEELLASLTADQLTALAAFEKKSITKAQEDLMASGELAKEDHKPSSEANRAIRYARKQLGKPYKWGAEGPKSYDCSGLTSEAWAHAGTRIPRTSQEQWAQLDRIPLTELRPGDLVIYFPDATHVAMYVGKGKVIQAPRPGEKIKVSPIASNPLLGAVRPEVRPPKPPRDKPRSSPARKRSSQSRPDH, encoded by the coding sequence GTGTCAGGAAGGCGAAGGCTGCTGCGTCGGGCACGCACGACAGCGGTGTCGGCGGCAACGGCGACCGCGACGATCCTCGCGTCGGCAGCCGCATCCACACCCGCGACGGCGGCGCCCGAGCCCGCACCCGACCCGCAAGAGCAGTCCACCGCACGTCTCCTGACAGGCCTTCAGCGTCTCTACCGCGAGACCGAGAAGGCGACGGAGACCTACAACGCGACCGAGGAGAAGCTCAAGAAGCAGCGCACCGAGGTCACCCGCCTGGACACCGCCCTGTCCCGCGCCCGGCTCTCCCTGCACGACAGCCGGGGCGCGACCGGCCGCCTGGCCCGCCAGCAGTACCAGAACACCACCGACATCTCCCCGTACGTGCGCCTGCTCCTGGCCCGCGACCCCCAGCACGCCCTGGACCAGGGCCACGTCATCGGCCTGCTGGCACGCGAGCGCGCCGAGACGGTCGGCCGGCTGACCGGCACGGAACACAAGGCCGACGAACTGGCCCGCAAGGCCCGCAAGGCTCTGGACCACCAACTCGTGCTGGCCGAACGCCAGAGGAAGAACAGGGACGCCGTACACAAGCGGCTCAAGAAGGTCGAGGAGCTCCTGGCGTCCCTGACCGCCGACCAGCTCACCGCCCTGGCCGCATTCGAGAAGAAGAGCATCACCAAAGCCCAAGAGGACCTCATGGCATCCGGCGAACTGGCCAAGGAGGACCACAAGCCGTCCTCCGAGGCCAACCGTGCGATCCGCTACGCCAGGAAGCAGCTCGGAAAGCCCTACAAGTGGGGCGCGGAGGGCCCGAAGTCATACGACTGCTCGGGCCTGACGTCCGAGGCCTGGGCGCACGCCGGCACCCGGATCCCCCGCACGAGCCAGGAGCAGTGGGCACAGCTCGACCGCATCCCCCTGACCGAACTGCGACCGGGTGACCTGGTCATCTACTTCCCGGACGCCACGCACGTGGCCATGTACGTCGGCAAGGGCAAGGTGATCCAGGCCCCGCGTCCCGGCGAGAAGATCAAGGTCTCCCCGATCGCGTCGAACCCGCTCCTGGGGGCGGTGCGTCCCGAGGTCAGGCCCCCGAAACCTCCGCGAGATAAGCCCCGGTCTTCTCCGGCTCGTAAAAGAAGTTCTCAAAGTCGGCCGGATCATTGA
- a CDS encoding styrene monooxygenase/indole monooxygenase family protein has product MRKILVVGAGQSGLQIALGLQSNGYEVTLMSNRTADEIRAGRVMSTQCMFHTALQHERDLQLNFWESQAPKIEGLGVSVAAPGSWGEGPAARAIDWLGRLDGFAQSVDQRVKMAGWMETFAQRGGQLVIHGAAVGDLDYFSRTYDLVLVSAGKGELVQMFGRDAERSPYSEPQRALAVAYVHGLDPRPEHPDTEGVRCNLVPGVGELFVMPTLTTSGRADILFWEGIPGGPLDVFDGVKDPAEHLSLTLELMEKYVPWEYARATKVELTDAGGTLSGRYAPTVRNPVGKLPGGGLVLGVADVVVANDPITGQGSNSASKCAAAYLSSILEHGDKEFDEAWMRATFDRYWATAQHVTKWTNAMLAPPPEHILNLIGAAGQLPPVADRFANGFNDPADFENFFYEPEKTGAYLAEVSGA; this is encoded by the coding sequence ATGCGGAAGATACTCGTCGTCGGAGCCGGCCAGTCCGGACTCCAGATCGCCCTCGGACTCCAGTCGAACGGGTACGAGGTCACCCTGATGTCCAACCGGACGGCGGACGAGATCCGCGCCGGCCGGGTCATGTCCACGCAGTGCATGTTCCACACGGCACTCCAGCACGAGCGCGATCTCCAGCTGAACTTCTGGGAGTCCCAGGCCCCGAAGATCGAGGGGCTCGGCGTCTCGGTGGCGGCCCCCGGATCCTGGGGCGAGGGCCCCGCGGCGCGGGCGATCGACTGGCTGGGGCGCCTCGACGGTTTCGCGCAGTCGGTCGACCAGCGGGTGAAGATGGCCGGCTGGATGGAGACGTTCGCGCAGCGTGGCGGCCAGCTGGTCATCCATGGCGCGGCGGTCGGCGACCTCGACTACTTCTCCCGTACGTACGACCTGGTGCTGGTGTCGGCCGGCAAGGGCGAGCTCGTCCAGATGTTCGGGCGGGACGCCGAGCGGTCCCCGTACAGCGAGCCGCAGCGCGCGCTTGCCGTGGCGTACGTCCACGGCCTGGACCCGCGTCCGGAGCACCCGGACACCGAAGGCGTCCGATGCAACCTCGTCCCCGGCGTCGGCGAGCTGTTCGTCATGCCCACCCTGACGACCTCCGGGCGGGCGGACATCCTGTTCTGGGAGGGCATACCCGGCGGGCCGCTCGACGTCTTCGACGGCGTGAAGGACCCGGCGGAGCACCTCTCCCTGACCCTGGAACTCATGGAGAAGTACGTGCCCTGGGAGTACGCGCGGGCGACCAAGGTCGAGCTCACGGACGCGGGCGGCACGCTGAGCGGGCGGTACGCGCCGACCGTGCGCAACCCCGTCGGGAAGCTTCCCGGCGGCGGGCTCGTACTGGGTGTCGCCGATGTCGTGGTGGCCAACGACCCGATCACCGGGCAGGGCTCCAACTCCGCCTCCAAGTGCGCCGCCGCCTATCTCTCCTCGATCCTGGAGCACGGGGACAAGGAGTTCGACGAGGCGTGGATGCGCGCCACCTTCGACCGCTACTGGGCCACCGCGCAGCACGTCACCAAGTGGACGAACGCGATGCTGGCGCCGCCGCCGGAGCACATCCTCAACCTCATCGGGGCGGCCGGCCAGCTGCCGCCGGTCGCCGACCGGTTCGCCAACGGGTTCAATGATCCGGCCGACTTTGAGAACTTCTTTTACGAGCCGGAGAAGACCGGGGCTTATCTCGCGGAGGTTTCGGGGGCCTGA
- a CDS encoding GTP-binding protein, producing MDSVVSDAARGVSPLLGQEGPEQPWQTDRTRAPVATKIVVAGGFGVGKTTLVTAVSEITPLQTEALMTEASEETDDLTSTPGKLTTTVAMDFGRITLDDDLVLYLFGTPGQQRFWFMWDDLVRGAIGAVVLADTRRLKDCFPALDYFESCGLPYVVAVNHFDDSELFEPADVREALTIPAHIPVMIMDARRRISVIETLLSLVGHALDVTPE from the coding sequence GTGGACTCCGTCGTCTCTGACGCCGCTCGCGGTGTCTCCCCGCTCCTCGGCCAAGAGGGGCCCGAACAGCCCTGGCAGACGGACCGCACCCGGGCCCCCGTAGCCACGAAGATAGTCGTGGCCGGTGGCTTCGGTGTCGGCAAGACCACGCTGGTCACCGCCGTCTCGGAGATCACGCCCCTGCAGACCGAGGCGCTGATGACCGAGGCGAGCGAGGAGACCGACGACCTCACCTCGACGCCCGGCAAGCTGACCACCACCGTGGCCATGGACTTCGGCCGCATCACGCTCGACGACGACCTGGTGCTCTACCTGTTCGGCACGCCGGGCCAGCAGCGGTTCTGGTTCATGTGGGACGACCTGGTGCGCGGTGCGATCGGCGCGGTCGTGCTGGCCGACACCCGGCGGCTGAAGGACTGCTTCCCGGCCCTGGACTACTTCGAGAGCTGCGGACTGCCGTACGTCGTCGCGGTCAACCACTTCGACGACAGCGAGCTGTTCGAGCCGGCGGACGTGCGGGAGGCATTGACGATCCCCGCGCACATACCTGTAATGATCATGGACGCGCGGCGGCGGATCTCGGTCATCGAGACCCTCCTGTCCCTCGTCGGCCACGCGCTGGACGTCACCCCCGAGTAG
- a CDS encoding DUF742 domain-containing protein codes for MSNAPKNRQQLPVRGGDRKAARVRPYSLTGGRTRFGHVLLVETFVAALEAPQERKELTNGSLSTRVMPELRAIVELCRRMRTVAEIAALLKMPLGVVRVLLSDLADQGKIRVYGTGTGHGTGRPDRALLERVLSGLRRL; via the coding sequence ATGAGCAACGCCCCGAAGAACAGGCAGCAACTCCCCGTGCGCGGCGGCGATCGCAAAGCCGCCCGCGTACGTCCCTACTCGCTCACCGGCGGCCGTACCCGCTTCGGCCACGTCCTCCTCGTGGAGACGTTCGTGGCGGCGCTGGAGGCCCCTCAGGAGCGCAAGGAACTGACGAACGGTTCCCTCAGCACCCGGGTGATGCCGGAGCTGCGGGCCATCGTCGAACTGTGCCGCCGGATGCGCACGGTGGCCGAGATCGCCGCGCTGCTGAAGATGCCGCTCGGTGTGGTCCGGGTGCTCCTCAGCGACCTCGCGGACCAGGGAAAGATCCGGGTGTACGGCACGGGAACCGGCCACGGCACGGGCCGGCCGGACCGTGCTCTGCTGGAAAGGGTGCTGAGTGGACTCCGTCGTCTCTGA
- a CDS encoding roadblock/LC7 domain-containing protein, translated as MTAPSTFGLSSEARNLHWLLTNLVEEVPGIQSVAVVSSDGLLLLSSDHARNEAAREARTDRPTGPRGSSADLATIVSGIGSLTIGAAKLMQFGGVKHTMVAMDEGSLFVMSISDGSLLGVHGSADCDMSVVAYHMALFVGRAGHVLTPELRSELRKSLEAESAGSTR; from the coding sequence TTGACCGCGCCCAGTACCTTCGGACTGAGCAGTGAAGCCCGCAACCTGCACTGGTTGTTGACGAATCTGGTCGAGGAGGTGCCGGGCATCCAGTCAGTCGCGGTGGTCTCCTCCGACGGGTTGCTCCTGCTCTCCTCGGACCACGCCCGCAACGAGGCTGCCCGGGAGGCCAGGACCGACCGGCCCACCGGCCCCCGGGGCTCCTCCGCCGACCTCGCCACCATCGTCTCCGGCATCGGCAGCCTCACCATAGGCGCCGCCAAGCTGATGCAGTTCGGCGGCGTGAAGCACACGATGGTCGCGATGGACGAGGGCAGCCTGTTCGTGATGTCCATCAGTGACGGCTCGCTGCTCGGCGTGCACGGCTCCGCGGACTGCGACATGAGCGTGGTGGCCTACCACATGGCGCTCTTCGTCGGCCGGGCCGGCCACGTCCTCACCCCCGAACTCCGCAGCGAGCTACGGAAATCCCTAGAGGCCGAGTCGGCAGGGAGTACCCGATGA
- a CDS encoding protein phosphatase 2C domain-containing protein translates to MRTELVSEPGDPARPNEDFASVGLPASGQGGVLVVLDGVTPPRGETGCLHSVPWFTARLGGALTELTVSLPDVPLAEALARAIARTAEAHAQTCDLSHPRTPQATVVLARWSAEALEYLILSDSALLVESADGAITPYLDDRLARLPRASLATDALIDAHVRNKEGGFFTVAADPSVAARAVTGVLPRGEVLALAALTDGATRWVEKFRQGDWGDCFTYVRKEGAQGLVDRVRALERADAEERTFLGRSKTHDDATVVYVQW, encoded by the coding sequence ATGCGAACAGAGCTTGTTTCGGAGCCCGGCGATCCGGCCCGCCCCAACGAGGACTTCGCGAGCGTCGGCCTCCCCGCCTCGGGACAGGGCGGCGTACTGGTGGTCCTGGACGGAGTGACCCCTCCGAGGGGCGAGACGGGCTGTCTGCACTCCGTCCCCTGGTTCACCGCACGGCTCGGCGGAGCCCTGACCGAACTGACCGTTTCACTCCCCGATGTTCCGCTCGCCGAGGCCCTGGCGCGTGCAATCGCACGGACCGCTGAGGCTCACGCGCAAACCTGTGACCTTTCTCACCCGCGCACCCCACAGGCCACAGTGGTTCTGGCCCGCTGGTCGGCGGAGGCGCTGGAGTACCTGATCCTGTCCGACTCGGCCCTCCTGGTGGAGTCGGCCGACGGCGCGATCACCCCGTACCTGGACGACCGCCTGGCCCGCCTCCCCCGCGCCTCCCTGGCCACGGACGCCCTGATCGACGCCCACGTCCGCAACAAGGAGGGCGGCTTCTTCACGGTCGCCGCGGATCCGTCGGTGGCGGCACGGGCGGTGACGGGGGTCCTGCCGCGCGGCGAGGTGCTGGCGCTGGCCGCGCTGACGGACGGGGCGACCCGCTGGGTGGAGAAGTTCCGGCAGGGCGACTGGGGAGACTGCTTCACCTACGTACGCAAGGAGGGGGCGCAGGGACTGGTGGACCGGGTACGGGCGCTGGAGCGGGCCGACGCGGAGGAGCGGACGTTTCTGGGGCGCAGCAAGACGCACGACGACGCGACGGTCGTGTACGTGCAGTGGTGA
- a CDS encoding MarR family winged helix-turn-helix transcriptional regulator: MHEDGNGDGPRVESRGASAEGVSGGGPGRPEFLDLERELTVLFRRARAKQGEMAREVHPDLESAAYGLLVRLDESGRLRATELAAYIGVGKATMSRQLRALEDLGLVAREPDPADGRAWLVHLTEEGRGRVAKVREARRERYVAQLSHWDRHEVAELARLLNQLNRGMEK, encoded by the coding sequence GTGCACGAAGACGGAAACGGCGACGGGCCGCGAGTTGAATCCCGGGGCGCCTCCGCCGAAGGAGTGTCCGGTGGCGGTCCGGGCCGGCCCGAGTTCCTCGATCTGGAACGCGAGTTGACGGTGCTGTTCCGGCGCGCCCGGGCCAAGCAGGGCGAGATGGCCCGCGAGGTCCATCCGGACCTGGAGTCGGCGGCGTACGGCCTGTTGGTCCGTCTGGATGAGTCCGGGCGGCTGCGGGCCACCGAACTCGCCGCGTACATCGGTGTCGGCAAGGCCACCATGTCCCGCCAGCTGCGCGCCCTGGAGGACCTCGGCCTGGTCGCCCGCGAGCCCGACCCCGCCGACGGACGGGCGTGGCTGGTGCACCTCACGGAGGAGGGGCGTGGCCGGGTCGCCAAGGTGCGCGAGGCGCGGCGGGAGCGCTACGTCGCGCAGCTCTCCCACTGGGACCGGCACGAGGTCGCGGAGCTGGCGCGGCTGCTGAACCAGTTGAACCGGGGGATGGAGAAGTAG
- a CDS encoding lysozyme, which translates to MPVHRPEPLRRRRPHLAGLLLAAVLSLLLATHPSPATADDTPPRGSAYMGMGVLAHDGEETLPADVLATQTEGVDVSSHQGDVAWPTLWNSGVKWAYVKATEGTYYTNPYFAQQYNGSYNVGMIRGAYHFATPDTTNGATQANYFVDHGGGWSRDGRTLPGALDIEWNPYGDACYGKTPAAMVTWIRDFVTQYKARTGRDPVIYTATSWWKQCTGNHSGFASANPLWIARYAAAVGELPAGWSYYTMWQYTSSGPTVGDHNRFNGALDRLQALANG; encoded by the coding sequence ATGCCCGTGCACAGACCCGAACCGCTCCGCCGCCGGCGCCCGCACCTCGCCGGGCTCCTGCTCGCCGCCGTCCTCTCCCTACTCCTCGCCACCCATCCCTCCCCCGCCACCGCCGACGACACCCCGCCCCGCGGCTCCGCGTACATGGGCATGGGCGTCCTGGCCCACGACGGCGAGGAGACCCTCCCCGCCGATGTCCTGGCCACCCAGACAGAAGGCGTGGACGTCTCCAGCCACCAGGGCGACGTCGCCTGGCCGACCCTGTGGAACAGCGGGGTCAAGTGGGCCTACGTGAAGGCCACCGAGGGGACCTACTACACCAACCCCTACTTCGCCCAGCAGTACAACGGCTCCTACAACGTCGGCATGATCCGCGGCGCCTACCACTTCGCCACCCCGGACACCACCAATGGAGCCACCCAGGCCAACTACTTCGTCGACCACGGCGGCGGCTGGTCCCGCGACGGCAGGACCCTGCCGGGCGCCCTCGACATCGAGTGGAACCCGTACGGCGACGCCTGCTACGGCAAGACCCCGGCCGCGATGGTCACCTGGATCCGCGACTTCGTGACCCAGTACAAGGCCCGCACCGGCCGCGACCCCGTCATCTACACGGCCACCAGCTGGTGGAAGCAGTGCACCGGCAACCACAGCGGCTTCGCCTCCGCCAATCCGCTGTGGATCGCGCGGTACGCCGCCGCCGTGGGCGAACTCCCGGCCGGCTGGAGCTACTACACCATGTGGCAGTACACGTCCTCCGGGCCGACCGTCGGCGACCACAACAGATTCAATGGAGCGCTGGACCGGCTCCAGGCCCTGGCCAACGGCTGA
- the lon gene encoding endopeptidase La yields MASTSTPLTLPVLPLDDEVVLPGMVVPLDLNDADVRAAVEAAQAAARSQPGKPRVLLVPRIDGTYASTGVLGTVEQVGRLADGDPGALIRGRNRVKIGAGTTGPGAALWVEGTRLDESVPEPLPGQVTDLVKEYKALATAWLRKRGAWQVVDRVQAIDDVSALADNSGYSPFLSTEQKVELLETADPVARLKLATQQLRDHLAEQDVAETIAKDVQEGVDKQQREFLLRRQLEAVRKELREINGEQDGEESDDYRARVEAADIPENVREAALKEVDKLERSSDQSPEGSWIRTWLDTVLELPWNERTEDAYDILGAKEILDAEHAGLEDVKERITEYLAVRKRRTDRGLGVVGGRRGGAVLALVGPPGVGKTSLGESVAHAMGRKFVRVALGGVRDEAEIRGHRRTYVGALPGRIVRAIKEAGSMNPVVLLDEIDKVGSDFRGDPAAALLEVLDPAQNHTFRDHYLEVELDLSDVVFLATANVLEAIPEALLDRMELVRLDGYTEDEKIVIARDHLLPRQLERAGLNRDEVALDEGALRKLAGEYTREAGVRNLERSIARLLRKVAAQHELGERELPFTVGDGDLRGLIGRPHHVPESAQDPAERRTAVPGVATGLAVTGAGGDVLFVEASLADPETGAAGLTLTGQLGDVMKESAQIALSFLRSRGAELELPVADLKDRGVHIHFPAGAVPKDGPSAGITMTTALASLLSGRLVRTDVAMTGEVSLTGRVLPIGGVKQKLLAAHRAGVTTVIIPKRNEADLDDVPAEVLDKLDVHAVTDVRQVLELALSPATNGAAPEVPIAA; encoded by the coding sequence ATGGCTTCGACGTCCACACCGCTCACCTTGCCCGTGCTGCCGCTCGACGACGAGGTGGTGCTGCCCGGGATGGTGGTCCCCCTGGACCTGAACGACGCCGACGTGCGCGCCGCGGTGGAGGCCGCTCAGGCAGCCGCGAGGTCACAGCCAGGAAAGCCACGGGTGCTGCTGGTGCCACGCATCGACGGGACGTACGCGAGCACCGGTGTGCTCGGCACCGTCGAGCAGGTCGGCCGGCTGGCCGACGGCGACCCGGGCGCCCTGATCCGCGGTCGCAACCGCGTGAAGATCGGCGCCGGGACGACCGGACCGGGTGCGGCACTGTGGGTCGAGGGGACCCGCCTCGACGAGAGCGTGCCCGAGCCCCTGCCCGGACAGGTCACCGACCTGGTGAAGGAGTACAAGGCCCTCGCCACCGCGTGGCTGCGCAAGCGCGGCGCCTGGCAGGTCGTCGACCGCGTCCAGGCCATCGACGACGTCTCCGCCCTCGCCGACAACTCCGGGTACTCGCCCTTCCTGAGCACCGAGCAGAAGGTGGAGCTCCTGGAGACCGCCGACCCGGTCGCCCGCCTCAAGCTCGCCACCCAGCAGCTGCGCGACCACCTCGCCGAGCAGGACGTCGCCGAGACCATTGCCAAGGACGTCCAGGAGGGCGTCGACAAGCAGCAGCGCGAGTTCCTGCTGCGGCGTCAGCTGGAGGCCGTGCGCAAGGAACTGCGTGAGATCAACGGCGAACAGGACGGCGAGGAGTCCGACGACTACCGCGCCCGCGTCGAGGCCGCCGACATCCCCGAGAACGTGCGCGAGGCCGCGCTCAAGGAGGTCGACAAGCTGGAGCGGTCCTCCGACCAGTCGCCCGAGGGGTCGTGGATCCGGACCTGGCTCGACACCGTGCTCGAACTGCCGTGGAACGAGCGGACCGAGGACGCGTACGACATCCTCGGCGCCAAGGAGATCCTCGACGCCGAGCACGCCGGTCTGGAGGACGTGAAGGAGCGGATCACCGAGTACCTCGCGGTGCGCAAGCGCCGTACCGACCGCGGCCTGGGTGTCGTCGGCGGCCGGCGTGGCGGTGCCGTGCTGGCGCTGGTCGGCCCGCCCGGCGTCGGCAAGACCTCCCTCGGCGAGTCCGTGGCGCACGCCATGGGCCGCAAGTTCGTCCGCGTAGCCCTCGGCGGCGTACGGGACGAGGCGGAGATCCGCGGCCACCGGCGTACGTACGTCGGCGCGCTGCCCGGCCGTATCGTCCGCGCCATCAAGGAGGCCGGGTCGATGAACCCGGTGGTCCTGCTCGACGAGATCGACAAGGTGGGGTCCGACTTCCGGGGCGACCCGGCGGCCGCCCTGCTCGAGGTCCTGGACCCGGCCCAGAACCACACCTTCCGTGACCACTACCTCGAAGTGGAACTGGACCTGTCGGACGTGGTCTTCCTCGCCACCGCCAACGTCCTGGAGGCCATCCCGGAGGCCCTGCTCGACCGTATGGAGCTGGTCCGCCTCGACGGCTACACCGAGGACGAGAAGATCGTCATCGCCCGTGACCACCTGCTCCCGCGTCAGCTGGAGCGGGCGGGTCTGAACAGGGACGAGGTCGCCCTCGACGAGGGCGCCCTGCGCAAGCTCGCCGGCGAGTACACGCGCGAGGCGGGCGTCCGCAACCTGGAGCGGTCCATCGCGAGGCTGCTGCGCAAGGTGGCGGCACAGCACGAACTGGGCGAGCGGGAGCTGCCGTTCACCGTCGGGGACGGCGACCTGCGCGGCCTGATCGGCCGGCCGCACCACGTGCCCGAGTCAGCCCAGGACCCGGCGGAGCGCCGTACGGCCGTGCCGGGCGTGGCGACCGGACTGGCCGTGACGGGCGCGGGCGGTGACGTCCTGTTCGTCGAGGCGTCGCTGGCCGACCCGGAGACGGGCGCGGCGGGTCTGACGCTGACCGGCCAGCTGGGTGACGTGATGAAGGAGAGCGCACAGATCGCCCTGTCCTTCCTCCGTTCGCGCGGCGCGGAGCTGGAGCTCCCGGTCGCCGACCTCAAGGACCGGGGTGTGCACATCCACTTCCCGGCGGGCGCGGTCCCCAAGGACGGCCCGAGCGCCGGCATCACCATGACGACGGCGCTGGCATCGCTCCTGTCCGGCCGGCTGGTCCGCACGGACGTGGCGATGACGGGCGAGGTCTCGCTGACGGGCCGGGTGCTGCCGATCGGCGGCGTGAAGCAGAAGCTGCTGGCGGCCCACCGGGCCGGGGTCACCACGGTGATCATCCCCAAGCGCAACGAGGCAGACCTGGACGACGTCCCGGCCGAGGTGCTGGACAAGCTCGACGTCCACGCCGTGACCGACGTCCGCCAGGTCCTGGAACTGGCGCTGTCGCCGGCCACGAACGGCGCGGCGCCGGAGGTTCCGATCGCGGCGTGA
- a CDS encoding rhomboid-like protein: MERTAAGGVPGSAPMPGGAGLPEVAELLDGMPRQRGPLGATATTAVPASPSAPSPSGAAAPLSRVCRPWRLLPTPTGTPFTLAYAAVLAVTSLVATYADPALVHALHQGSSTDVAHLVGMPVTVLLASALWIAGGFVAPYTLALLLVLAALERRIGGMRTAVVFLTGHVLATLATEVPVGLAVLVGHLPGSSLHRIDYGVSFGVATAIGALSGLLRPWLRCPVLVLFGGMLIQDLVNLTDPLTNWGHLIALAIGIAMWPVVRGWYAAESADLGRPHARVATSAR, from the coding sequence TTGGAACGGACTGCGGCTGGGGGCGTGCCGGGCTCGGCTCCCATGCCCGGTGGGGCGGGCCTGCCCGAGGTGGCCGAGCTGCTGGACGGGATGCCGCGGCAGCGCGGGCCACTGGGCGCGACCGCGACGACCGCCGTTCCGGCATCGCCCTCCGCGCCGAGCCCCTCCGGAGCCGCCGCGCCCCTGTCCCGCGTCTGCCGCCCCTGGCGTCTGCTGCCCACCCCCACCGGTACGCCGTTCACCCTCGCCTACGCCGCCGTACTGGCCGTCACCTCGCTCGTCGCCACGTATGCCGACCCCGCCCTCGTCCACGCCCTGCATCAGGGCTCCAGCACCGACGTGGCGCACCTCGTGGGCATGCCCGTGACGGTGCTGCTCGCCAGCGCGCTGTGGATCGCGGGCGGGTTCGTGGCGCCGTACACGCTTGCCCTCCTGTTGGTGCTCGCCGCGCTGGAGCGACGGATCGGCGGCATGCGCACGGCCGTCGTCTTCCTGACCGGACACGTCCTGGCCACCCTCGCCACCGAGGTCCCGGTGGGGCTCGCCGTGCTGGTCGGCCACCTTCCCGGCAGCTCGCTGCACCGCATCGACTACGGCGTCAGCTTCGGCGTCGCCACGGCCATCGGCGCGCTGAGCGGGCTGCTGCGGCCGTGGCTTCGGTGTCCGGTGCTGGTGCTGTTCGGCGGGATGCTGATCCAGGACCTCGTCAATCTCACGGACCCGCTGACCAATTGGGGCCATCTGATCGCCCTGGCCATAGGGATCGCGATGTGGCCGGTCGTGCGCGGATGGTACGCGGCGGAGTCAGCCGACCTCGGGCGACCACACGCGCGGGTCGCGACCAGCGCGCGGTAG
- a CDS encoding spermidine synthase yields MPTSYDIPEVLDRREGPHGEVVLRRHGELLQIIANGCFLMDTSDGRSERLLIDVALGALDGRARPDVLIGGLGVGFSLAHAAADPRPGRITVVERERAIIDWHLDGPLSDFSAPALADPRTEILETDLVAHVHETSATYDALCLDIDNGPGWTVTEGNDSLYSPAGLAGCAGALRPGGVLAVWSAQPSPEFEETLCNAGFQQVRTEEIPVARGVPDVVHLAVRPG; encoded by the coding sequence ATGCCCACTTCGTACGACATCCCCGAAGTCCTGGACCGTCGCGAGGGCCCGCACGGTGAGGTCGTGCTGCGGCGGCATGGTGAACTGCTCCAGATCATCGCGAACGGCTGCTTCCTCATGGACACCTCCGACGGCCGCTCGGAACGGCTGCTCATCGACGTGGCACTCGGCGCGCTGGACGGCCGGGCGCGGCCCGACGTGCTGATCGGCGGGCTCGGCGTCGGGTTCTCGCTCGCACATGCCGCCGCCGATCCGCGCCCGGGAAGGATCACCGTCGTGGAGCGCGAGCGCGCGATTATCGACTGGCATCTCGACGGCCCGTTGTCCGACTTCTCCGCCCCGGCCCTCGCGGACCCGCGCACGGAGATTCTGGAAACGGATCTCGTGGCACACGTACATGAGACTTCCGCCACGTACGACGCACTGTGTCTCGACATCGACAACGGACCCGGCTGGACTGTCACCGAGGGCAACGACAGCCTCTACTCACCGGCCGGACTGGCAGGTTGCGCAGGGGCGTTGAGGCCCGGCGGGGTGCTTGCCGTATGGTCCGCACAGCCATCACCGGAATTCGAAGAAACCTTGTGTAATGCCGGATTCCAACAGGTGCGTACCGAAGAGATCCCCGTTGCCCGGGGCGTTCCGGACGTCGTACACCTCGCCGTACGACCTGGATAG